In Carya illinoinensis cultivar Pawnee chromosome 10, C.illinoinensisPawnee_v1, whole genome shotgun sequence, one DNA window encodes the following:
- the LOC122278643 gene encoding uncharacterized protein LOC122278643 encodes MEEIEEVWSRLRLSEEENTPIVVIEGQKVSDRRRGERSLVGKICTIRRIGKQTVKGLMEKIWKVSLPLDFEEISLNCFVITFASSRDKTRVLEGCPWLFENYLFVLRDYDGEIQPNLMNFDYEKLWIQMHNLPLGYMNKRMGEEIGSSIGKVTEVDVDEEGWAWGRCLRVRIECNLKAPFARGRTVKVARG; translated from the coding sequence ATGGAGGAGATTGAGGAGGTATGGAGTAGACTGCGGCTCAGTGAGGAAGAAAACACTCCGATCGTAGTGATTGAAGGACAGAAGGTTAGTGATCGACGAAGGGGGGAACGGAGTTTAGTGGGGAAAATATGTACGATAAGGAGAATCGGGAAGCAGACAGTGAAAGGTTTAATGGAGAAGATCTGGAAGGTTAGTTTACCTTTggactttgaagaaattagccTGAATTGTTTTGTTATTACATTTGCAAGCTCAAGGGATAAAACGAGAGTTTTAGAGGGCTGTCCTTGGCTCTTTGAAAACTATTTGTTTGTGTTAAGAGATTATGATGGTGAGATCCAGCCAAATTTAATGAACTTTGACTATGAGAAGTTGTGGATTCAAATGCACAATTTACCACTCGGTTATATGAATAAAAGGATGGGTGAGGAGATTGGAAGCTCGATTGGGAAGGTGACTGAGGTAGATGTAGATGAAGAGGGGTGGGCATGGGGAAGATGTTTGAGAGTTAGAATAGAATGTAACTTGAAAGCTCCATTCGCTCGAGGTAGAACTGTCAAGGTAGCAAGAGGTTAG